The following are encoded in a window of Ricinus communis isolate WT05 ecotype wild-type chromosome 4, ASM1957865v1, whole genome shotgun sequence genomic DNA:
- the LOC8277382 gene encoding protein IQ-DOMAIN 30, producing the protein MGKSPGRWIKTILFGKKSSKSHSAKGRERTANEKQLLVAAKALEDDAISAPVISHPIPVPTVRSERHLELESQETADLPHNGSVSLPENQDANFQGSTPQVALSDDERRRLEEAATLAQAAFRGYLARRAFRALKGIIRLQALIRGHLVRRQAVATLCCVLGVVKLQALARGVKVRNSDIGQEVQKKWNVVKPLEGKQGDSHGVNVSILRARLSANAFVRKLVASSRTVMPLCLCHEPEEPNSVPSWLERWSASHFWKPIPQPKKISYSKTQRKQGNGQMLEAETGRPKRSVRRVPAANIDSTSVQATSEIEKPKRNFRKVSSHPADTTQENPQNELEKVKRNLRKVHNPVLENSIQSEVEMEKPKQSPEKVSGSSGDNHLVHTMNNPGEKVKKETTLTATKLPDVVKTEPTSSLSKSTEAEITLEPLGINEASEIDGDRAVVESKPLVESGGEDENTPITNGVLSYNEDPTSNENHKSNRKTSSVVKQERAENGLQSSSPALPSYMAATESAKAKLRAQGSPRFSQDGAEKNNLARRHSLPSSTNSKISSQSPRTRMVHSGGKAGNKSDRSVVSSREGNAKAAQVEWRR; encoded by the exons ATGGGCAAATCACCAGGAAGATGGATCAAAACTATATTATTTGGAAAGAAATCTTCCAAATCTCATTCTGCCAAAGGAAGAGAG AGAACTGCAAACGAGAAACAGTTATTGGTTGCTGCCAAGGCATTAGAAGATGATGCTATTTCAGCTCCTGTGATCTCACATCCAATCCCAGTTCCTACTGTTCGCTCTGAAAGGCACTTAGAACTTGAGAGCCAGGAGACTGCTGACTTACCACATAATGGGAGTGTATCTTTGCCAGAAAATCAAGATGCAAATTTTCAAGGATCTACACCCCAAGTTGCATTGTCTGATGATGAGAGAAGAAGGCTGGAGGAAGCTGCAACATTGGCACAAGCTGCATTTAGGGGCTATTTG GCTCGGCGGGCATTTCGGGCTCTTAAAGGCATAATAAGGCTCCAGGCTCTTATTCGAGGGCACTTGGTCAGGAGACAAGCTGTTGCCACTTTATGCTGTGTTCTGGGTGTTGTCAAGCTGCAGGCATTAGCTCGAGGGGTCAAAGTGAGGAATTCTGATATTGGGCAGGAGGTTCAGAAAAAATGGAATGTGGTGAAGCCTCTG GAGGGAAAGCAAGGGGATTCACATGGTGTTAACGTTTCTATCCTAAGGGCAAGGCTATCAGCAAATGCTTTTGTACGCAAG CTTGTGGCTTCATCACGGACTGTGATGCCTTTGTGCCTCTGCCATGAACCTGAGGAACCAAATTCAGTTCCCAGCTGGTTAGAACGTTGGTCAGCATCTCACTTTTGGAAACCAATTCCTCAACCAAAGAAAATTTCTTATTCAAAGACCCAAAGAAAGCAGGGTAATGGTCAAATGCTGGAAGCTGAAACTGGTAGGCCAAAGCGGAGTGTTCGGAGGGTCCCTGCTGCAAATATTGACAGTACTTCAGTGCAAGCAACATCCGAAATTGAGAAACCCAAACgcaattttagaaaagtttCGAGCCATCCAGCTGATACCACTCAGGAAAATCCACAAAATGAGCTAGAAAAGGTGAAACGTAACTTGAGAAAGGTTCATAACCCTGTACTGGAGAACTCTATTCAATCAGAAGTTGAAATGGAGAAGCCAAAGCAAAGTCCGGAAAAAGTATCAGGCAGTTCTGGTGATAATCATCTGGTACACACTATGAACAATCCCGGGGAGAAggtgaagaaagaaacaacCTTGACAGCAACCAAATTACCTGATGTGGTGAAGACTGAGCCAACCTCGAGCTTGTCCAAATCGACAGAGGCAGAAATAACTTTGGAACCATTAGGAATAAATGAAGCATCAGAAATAGATGGTGATCGAGCTGTGGTTGAATCAAAGCCATTAGTAGAGAGTGGTGGTGAAGATGAGAATACTCCTATTACGAATGGGGTGTTAAGCTATAATGAGGATCCAACAAGCAATGAAAACCATAAATCCAACAGGAAAACTTCTAGTGTAGTAAAGCAAGAACGTGCAGAGAATGGGTTACAGAGTAGTAGTCCAGCACTCCCAAGCTATATGGCAGCAACTGAATCTGCAAAGGCAAAGCTGAGAGCGCAAGGTTCCCCGAGGTTTAGCCAAGATGGAGCTGAGAAAAATAATCTTGCAAGGCGCCATTCTCTGCCATCTTCAACGAATAGCAAAATCAGCTCACAGTCACCAAGGACGCGAATGGTTCATTCTGGTGGCAAAGCAGGGAATAAAAGTGACAGATCTGTGGTATCATCCAGAGAAGGAAATG CAAAGGCAGCCCAGGTTGAGTGGAGGAGGTGA